In one Bosea sp. RAC05 genomic region, the following are encoded:
- a CDS encoding LysR family transcriptional regulator — MELRHLRYFTTVAAEGSFSRASEKLNIAQPPLSRQIQQLEEELGVRLLDRGRPITLTEPGRYLFEQARQILQRVEDTKAMTRRIAKGMVLQFNIGFVASTLYDALPELIRRFRIAVPGVEVQLLEMTTMEQVAALKDGRIDVGLGRLRFEDESLVRKVVREERLWLAVPVDHPLARTVEKLRLRDTAGEPLIIYPKSPRPSYADQVLDFYREAGVQPQIGMEARELQTALGLVASGGGICVVPASVRRLGRDDVRFIELDEPQMTTPIIMSYRRADTSRLLAQLIALVRDFDQWGGKAESGSPSA; from the coding sequence ATGGAGCTGCGCCATTTGCGCTATTTCACGACGGTTGCAGCGGAAGGCTCTTTCAGCCGTGCCTCCGAGAAACTGAACATCGCCCAGCCCCCGCTCAGCCGGCAGATCCAGCAGCTCGAGGAGGAACTGGGCGTGAGGCTGCTCGACCGCGGCCGGCCGATCACGCTCACCGAGCCGGGTCGATACCTCTTCGAACAGGCCCGTCAGATCCTGCAGCGGGTCGAGGACACCAAGGCGATGACCCGGCGCATCGCCAAGGGCATGGTCCTTCAGTTCAACATCGGCTTCGTGGCCTCGACCCTGTACGACGCGCTGCCCGAGCTCATCCGTCGTTTCCGGATCGCGGTGCCCGGCGTCGAGGTCCAGCTGCTCGAGATGACCACGATGGAGCAGGTCGCCGCCCTCAAGGACGGCCGCATCGACGTCGGTCTGGGCCGCTTGAGGTTCGAGGACGAGAGCCTCGTGCGCAAGGTGGTGCGCGAGGAAAGGCTCTGGCTCGCCGTGCCCGTCGATCATCCCCTGGCCAGGACCGTGGAGAAGCTCAGGCTGCGCGACACCGCCGGCGAGCCTCTGATCATCTACCCGAAGTCGCCGCGTCCGAGCTATGCCGACCAGGTCCTCGACTTCTACCGCGAAGCCGGCGTCCAGCCGCAGATCGGGATGGAGGCGCGCGAGCTCCAGACCGCGCTCGGGCTGGTGGCCTCGGGCGGCGGCATCTGCGTCGTGCCGGCCTCGGTCAGGCGGCTGGGGCGGGACGACGTGCGCTTCATCGAGCTCGACGAGCCCCAGATGACGACGCCGATCATCATGAGCTATCGCCGCGCCGACACGTCACGGCTCCTGGCGCAGCTGATCGCGCTCGTGCGCGACTTCGATCAATGGGGCGGCAAGGCCGAAAGCGGGAGCCCGTCAGCCTGA
- a CDS encoding NAD(P)/FAD-dependent oxidoreductase, whose product MSRASADVAIIGGGLIGVWTAFFLARRGQSVTLFEKGVVGAQSSGTNFGNLRLQGRFPGQYPLSLRSHALWEDFEGLIGEDCEFAQTGHLYCAFDAGEAARLEAYAQVSESHGLAIERLAPHDLRRRFPWLSDRAIAATFCARDATANPRLATPAVARAAQRQGVEIRENAHVTAVTRQGDGFRITTADGRGLSCAALVNAAGAWAVQIAECFGETAPVFAAGPPQFVTEPVPPLFTPSLQTIDGSVIARQTERGNVILAGYPRTAADAVANRAPVPPAKTLAAMRALGGLVPALAQAHVIRVWSGIEGYLPDMIPVIGRSDTTPGLFHAFGFCGHGFQIGPGVGLCLSELIVDGATQTPLEPFSIARFRTPAAVSEKFLKEFDRPGDTASKRSPETVPTIGQG is encoded by the coding sequence ATGAGCCGCGCGAGCGCCGACGTCGCGATCATCGGGGGCGGTCTGATCGGTGTCTGGACGGCCTTCTTCCTGGCGCGGCGCGGCCAGAGCGTGACGCTGTTCGAGAAGGGCGTGGTCGGCGCCCAGTCGAGCGGCACGAATTTCGGCAATCTGCGGCTGCAGGGCCGCTTTCCCGGCCAATATCCCCTGTCATTGCGCTCGCATGCGCTGTGGGAGGATTTCGAGGGGCTGATCGGCGAGGACTGCGAGTTCGCGCAGACGGGCCATCTCTATTGTGCCTTCGACGCCGGCGAGGCCGCGCGGCTCGAAGCCTATGCGCAGGTCTCCGAGTCGCACGGCCTGGCCATCGAACGGCTCGCGCCGCACGATCTGCGTCGGCGCTTCCCCTGGCTGAGCGACCGGGCGATCGCCGCCACCTTCTGCGCGCGCGACGCGACCGCTAACCCGCGGCTGGCAACGCCGGCCGTGGCGCGTGCGGCGCAGCGGCAGGGGGTGGAGATCCGCGAGAATGCGCACGTCACAGCCGTCACCCGGCAAGGCGACGGCTTCAGGATCACCACCGCCGACGGGCGCGGGCTGAGCTGCGCGGCACTCGTCAACGCGGCCGGAGCCTGGGCCGTCCAGATAGCGGAATGCTTCGGGGAGACGGCGCCGGTCTTCGCGGCAGGGCCGCCGCAATTCGTCACCGAGCCCGTGCCACCGCTGTTCACGCCCTCGCTCCAGACGATCGACGGCTCCGTCATCGCCCGCCAGACCGAGCGCGGCAACGTCATCCTCGCGGGCTATCCGCGCACGGCGGCCGATGCGGTGGCAAACCGTGCGCCGGTGCCGCCGGCCAAGACGCTGGCTGCCATGCGGGCGCTCGGAGGACTCGTGCCGGCCCTCGCGCAGGCGCATGTGATCCGCGTCTGGTCCGGCATCGAGGGCTATCTGCCCGACATGATCCCGGTGATCGGGAGGAGCGACACCACGCCGGGCCTGTTCCACGCCTTCGGCTTCTGCGGCCATGGCTTCCAGATCGGCCCCGGCGTCGGCCTGTGCCTCAGCGAATTGATCGTCGACGGCGCGACGCAGACCCCGCTGGAGCCCTTCTCGATTGCAAGGTTCCGCACGCCCGCGGCGGTCAGCGAAAAGTTCCTCAAGGAGTTTGATCGCCCCGGCGACACTGCGAGCAAGCGATCTCCCGAAACTGTCCCAACGATCGGCCAGGGCTAG
- a CDS encoding (2Fe-2S)-binding protein, which yields MRVVPRRGAAIAVEFDGLHLAATEGDSILAVLLTHGLILRRHEFGNESRSGFCLMGACQDCWVWSGLGGRLRACTTPVADGMILASQPPAGPHE from the coding sequence ATGCGCGTCGTCCCGCGTCGCGGGGCCGCGATCGCTGTGGAATTCGACGGCCTGCACTTGGCCGCAACGGAGGGTGACAGCATCCTGGCCGTCCTGCTGACCCACGGCCTGATCCTGCGCCGCCACGAATTCGGCAATGAGTCGCGTTCGGGCTTCTGCCTGATGGGCGCCTGCCAGGATTGCTGGGTCTGGAGCGGGCTTGGCGGACGCTTGCGCGCCTGTACGACGCCGGTTGCCGACGGCATGATCCTCGCCAGCCAGCCGCCAGCCGGTCCCCATGAGTAG
- a CDS encoding dioxygenase family protein, producing the protein MPANLMTKAQMKELAEEASGLKQSGGDPRVKEIANRLLYRLMQVIDECDVSMEEFWAGIGFIAQTGKNNEFGLLVPGVALEHFLDLRLDEAEKKAGIKGGTLRTIEGPLYVAGAPLSKGEARMDDGTDPGEPFVIEGQVRGEDGNIIAGAIVDLWHANSKGGYSFIDGEQAPYNLRRRIETDEKGRYLARSIVPNGYGCPPLSCTRKAMNLMGRHAERPAHVHFFVSAPGYRKLTTQFNFTGDKYLYTDFAFGTREELVVTLERVTDANAIRNAGFNRPFARATFDVVMTKERAGAPKTEVAREHVIAA; encoded by the coding sequence ATGCCTGCCAATCTGATGACCAAAGCCCAGATGAAGGAACTCGCCGAGGAGGCCTCCGGCCTCAAGCAGAGCGGCGGCGACCCCCGGGTCAAGGAGATCGCCAACCGGCTGCTCTATCGCCTGATGCAGGTGATCGACGAATGCGACGTCTCGATGGAGGAGTTCTGGGCCGGCATCGGCTTCATCGCCCAGACCGGCAAGAACAACGAGTTCGGCCTGCTCGTGCCGGGCGTCGCGCTCGAGCACTTCCTCGACCTGCGCCTCGACGAGGCGGAGAAGAAGGCCGGCATCAAGGGCGGCACGCTGCGCACGATCGAGGGCCCGCTCTATGTCGCCGGCGCGCCGCTGTCGAAGGGCGAAGCCCGCATGGACGACGGCACCGATCCGGGCGAGCCCTTCGTCATCGAAGGCCAGGTGCGCGGCGAGGACGGCAACATCATCGCCGGCGCCATCGTCGATCTCTGGCACGCCAATTCGAAGGGCGGCTATTCCTTCATCGATGGCGAGCAGGCGCCCTACAACCTGCGCCGGCGCATCGAGACCGACGAGAAGGGCCGCTATCTCGCCCGCTCGATCGTGCCCAACGGCTATGGCTGCCCGCCGCTGAGCTGCACCCGCAAGGCGATGAACCTGATGGGCCGCCATGCCGAGCGCCCGGCGCATGTGCACTTCTTCGTCTCGGCGCCGGGCTACCGGAAGCTGACCACGCAGTTCAACTTCACCGGCGACAAGTATCTCTACACCGACTTCGCCTTCGGAACCCGCGAAGAGCTCGTCGTGACCCTGGAGCGTGTCACGGACGCCAACGCCATCCGCAATGCGGGCTTCAACCGCCCCTTCGCGCGTGCGACCTTCGATGTCGTGATGACGAAGGAGCGCGCCGGCGCGCCGAAGACCGAGGTCGCCCGCGAGCACGTG
- the catC gene encoding muconolactone Delta-isomerase — translation MLFQVQMEVRIPHDLPAETADALKKAERERAHALQREGKWRHLWRHAGRYANTSIFDVDGAQELHDILSTLPLFPFMEIGVTPLCRHPSSIHDDDR, via the coding sequence ATGCTGTTCCAGGTCCAGATGGAGGTTCGCATTCCCCATGATCTGCCGGCCGAGACGGCGGATGCGCTGAAGAAGGCCGAGCGCGAGCGGGCGCATGCGCTCCAGCGCGAGGGCAAATGGCGGCATCTGTGGCGTCATGCCGGCCGCTATGCCAACACCTCGATTTTCGATGTCGACGGGGCGCAGGAGCTTCACGACATCCTGTCGACGCTGCCGCTGTTCCCCTTCATGGAGATCGGCGTCACGCCACTCTGCCGACACCCGTCGTCGATCCACGACGACGACCGCTGA
- a CDS encoding muconate/chloromuconate family cycloisomerase, giving the protein MPTASIQIEQVETFLVDVPTIRPHQLAMTTMKGQTLMIVRIRTSDGVVGIGEGTTIGGLSYGAESPESMKLTIDTYLAPILLQCDPGRVALTMAAIGKAVQGNHFAKCAVEIALLDAMGKRTGLALSELLGGRQHDRLPVAWTLASGETARDIEEAEGMLARRRHNIFKLKIGKGDPRANIAHVAAIKRALGERASVRVDINQAWSEATASAMLPLLRDAGVDLVEQPIALRNVRGLARLARESSVAIMADEALHGPESAFNIAQQAGADVFAIKIMQSSGLFAAGKVAAIAEAAGIGLYGGTMLEGGVATAASAHLFSTFAKLEWGTELFGPLLLTEEILEEPLDYSEFSLAVPTGPGLGIALDECQISLFRRDRAERSIHVVPRLMTGS; this is encoded by the coding sequence GTGCCTACGGCAAGCATCCAGATCGAACAGGTCGAGACGTTTCTGGTCGATGTGCCGACCATCCGTCCGCACCAGCTCGCCATGACGACGATGAAGGGCCAGACGCTGATGATCGTCCGGATCCGGACATCGGACGGCGTCGTCGGCATCGGCGAAGGCACAACGATCGGCGGGCTCTCCTACGGGGCGGAAAGCCCGGAGAGCATGAAGCTCACGATCGATACCTATCTCGCTCCCATCCTGCTTCAGTGCGATCCGGGCCGGGTGGCCTTGACGATGGCGGCCATCGGAAAGGCCGTGCAGGGCAATCATTTCGCCAAATGCGCCGTGGAAATCGCCCTGCTCGACGCGATGGGGAAACGCACCGGGCTGGCCCTGTCCGAGCTCCTGGGCGGCCGCCAGCATGACCGGTTGCCGGTCGCCTGGACCCTGGCAAGCGGCGAGACGGCCCGCGACATCGAAGAGGCCGAGGGGATGCTGGCCAGGCGTCGCCACAACATCTTCAAGCTGAAGATCGGGAAAGGCGACCCGCGGGCCAACATTGCCCATGTCGCCGCCATCAAGCGCGCGCTCGGCGAGCGGGCCAGCGTCCGTGTCGACATCAACCAGGCCTGGAGCGAGGCGACGGCCTCGGCCATGCTGCCCCTGCTGCGCGATGCCGGCGTGGACCTGGTCGAGCAGCCGATTGCGCTGCGCAACGTCAGGGGCCTGGCCCGGCTGGCCCGCGAAAGCTCGGTCGCGATCATGGCTGACGAGGCCCTGCATGGGCCCGAAAGCGCCTTCAACATCGCGCAGCAGGCCGGCGCTGATGTGTTTGCGATCAAGATCATGCAGTCGAGTGGGCTCTTCGCGGCCGGCAAGGTCGCCGCCATCGCCGAAGCCGCAGGCATCGGCCTCTACGGCGGAACCATGCTCGAAGGCGGTGTCGCGACCGCAGCCTCGGCCCATCTGTTCTCGACCTTCGCCAAGCTCGAATGGGGAACCGAGCTGTTCGGTCCGCTGCTGCTGACCGAGGAGATCCTGGAAGAGCCGCTCGACTACAGCGAGTTCAGCCTGGCCGTCCCGACCGGCCCCGGCCTCGGGATCGCGCTCGACGAGTGCCAGATCAGCCTCTTCCGGCGCGACCGCGCCGAGCGCAGCATCCATGTGGTGCCGCGGCTGATGACGGGGTCCTGA
- a CDS encoding IclR family transcriptional regulator: MSETSERSGASLKSERPVRGKGDQGGRSSALMVNSVEKAFRVLSAFGRQHQTLNLSQVASETGMDLSAAQRFTHTLTQLGYLHKDAETKRFELTAKTLDLGYHFIRSSRLVDRAMPYLMHLSKETEETVNLTMREGTEIIFVSRFLSRHVLNTDVIIGTRMPAYCTAPGIAMLSRLPEDEAMAVIDASDLKAYTPSTTWQRDALREKIRQAAAQGFATAFEEVYLGDASIAAPILDHRGRPEGAVNVAASCSRYSREEVVARFSSLIIAAAHAISRV; this comes from the coding sequence ATGTCCGAGACGAGCGAGCGCAGCGGCGCCAGCCTCAAGAGCGAGCGGCCGGTGCGCGGCAAGGGCGACCAGGGCGGCCGATCCAGCGCGCTGATGGTCAACTCGGTGGAGAAGGCTTTCCGCGTGCTCTCGGCCTTTGGCCGCCAGCATCAGACGCTCAATCTCTCCCAGGTCGCCTCGGAAACGGGGATGGATCTCAGCGCGGCGCAGCGTTTCACCCATACGCTGACGCAGCTCGGCTACCTCCACAAGGACGCCGAAACCAAGCGCTTCGAGCTCACGGCCAAGACGCTCGATCTCGGCTATCACTTCATCCGCAGCAGCCGCCTCGTCGACCGGGCGATGCCCTATCTGATGCACCTCAGCAAGGAGACCGAGGAAACCGTCAATCTGACGATGCGCGAGGGCACGGAGATCATCTTCGTCTCGCGCTTCCTAAGCCGGCACGTCCTCAACACCGACGTCATCATCGGCACCCGCATGCCGGCCTATTGCACGGCGCCGGGCATCGCGATGCTGTCGCGCCTGCCGGAGGACGAGGCGATGGCGGTGATCGACGCCTCCGACCTCAAGGCCTACACCCCGTCCACGACCTGGCAGCGCGATGCGCTCCGGGAGAAGATTCGCCAGGCGGCCGCGCAGGGCTTCGCCACCGCCTTCGAGGAGGTCTATCTCGGGGACGCCTCGATCGCCGCGCCCATCCTCGACCATCGCGGCCGTCCGGAAGGGGCGGTCAATGTTGCGGCCTCCTGCTCGCGCTACAGCCGCGAGGAGGTCGTCGCCCGCTTCTCATCGCTGATCATCGCTGCCGCCCACGCGATCTCGCGGGTCTGA
- a CDS encoding FAD-dependent monooxygenase → MKKRSRIAIIGAGIGGLTLALALRQRGIEADVFEQATQLTEIGAAIALSANGTRELERLGCLAALSAVSTEPTELIYRGWKSDARIAAFPVRHDRAYVRQFGAPYFGIHRADLQRILSGAHGGDRLHLGHRVERLVEREDGVHISFGNGEQVVADIVIGADGVRSAVRRHVSATAAMRYSRTSAFRGIVPIEALPSLPDPEAIQFWMGPNAHLLHYAIGGASKAVNYFAVVEGPGVWPNPEGSTAPIDHKTALDAFRGWHPAVIEMIDASRHTIRWGLFTVPPVLNWSRGRVALMGDSVHGMLPHHGQGANTTIEDAVTLAVLLSALPDRSNSRDLQELFSSYQSMRQRRTRTIQRSAWATNRELHLPDGPELKSRDRRVAAFPDRFGWIHAFDAQAVARQHVEDRELVPA, encoded by the coding sequence ATGAAAAAAAGATCGCGCATTGCCATCATCGGCGCAGGAATTGGGGGGCTGACACTTGCCCTCGCCTTGCGTCAGAGGGGCATTGAAGCCGACGTCTTCGAGCAGGCCACGCAGCTGACCGAGATCGGCGCGGCCATCGCGCTGTCCGCCAATGGAACCCGCGAACTGGAGCGGCTGGGCTGCCTCGCCGCCCTGTCGGCCGTCTCGACGGAGCCGACGGAGCTGATCTATCGCGGCTGGAAATCTGATGCGCGGATCGCGGCCTTTCCCGTGCGCCATGACCGCGCTTACGTCAGGCAGTTTGGCGCGCCCTATTTCGGCATTCACCGGGCCGATCTGCAGCGCATTCTGTCCGGAGCCCATGGCGGCGATCGCCTGCACCTGGGTCATCGGGTGGAGCGCCTTGTCGAGCGCGAAGACGGCGTTCACATCAGCTTCGGCAATGGCGAGCAGGTTGTCGCTGATATCGTCATCGGGGCCGACGGCGTGCGATCCGCGGTGCGGCGCCATGTGAGCGCTACCGCCGCCATGCGCTACTCGCGGACGTCGGCCTTTCGCGGCATCGTTCCCATCGAGGCGCTGCCATCGCTTCCCGATCCGGAGGCCATTCAGTTCTGGATGGGGCCGAATGCGCATCTGCTGCACTATGCCATCGGGGGCGCCAGCAAGGCGGTCAACTATTTCGCCGTGGTCGAAGGGCCCGGTGTCTGGCCGAACCCCGAGGGCTCGACCGCTCCGATCGACCACAAGACCGCGCTGGATGCGTTTCGCGGCTGGCATCCGGCCGTCATCGAAATGATCGATGCCTCGCGCCACACGATCCGCTGGGGATTGTTCACGGTGCCGCCGGTTCTGAACTGGTCGCGAGGCCGCGTCGCCCTGATGGGCGATTCCGTCCATGGCATGCTGCCTCATCACGGACAGGGCGCGAACACCACGATCGAGGATGCCGTTACCCTGGCCGTTCTGCTGTCGGCTCTGCCGGACAGAAGCAACAGCCGCGATCTGCAAGAGCTGTTCTCGAGCTATCAGTCGATGCGCCAACGGCGCACCCGCACGATCCAGCGCAGCGCATGGGCCACGAACCGGGAACTGCATCTGCCGGATGGTCCTGAGCTGAAGTCCCGCGACCGGCGTGTCGCCGCGTTTCCGGATCGCTTCGGCTGGATTCACGCCTTCGATGCCCAGGCCGTCGCCCGCCAACATGTCGAAGACCGCGAGCTGGTCCCGGCCTGA
- a CDS encoding ABC transporter substrate-binding protein encodes MTSSIMNRPNRRHLLQLAGGVAAGAMLAPALIGRARAATQIIVADPGGPFGPAFRKAFYDPFEKATGNKVVNVAREAEPTAQFKAMVETKSYTWDVCTLTLSARDILAGQGLLDPIGFTHADVPKLMPEAISPLFMGTDVYSTVFAYRTDRVKTAPASWADFFNVEKFPGRRALRKNPIDTLEQALLADGVPLDKLYPLDVDRAFKVLDKIKPHVAVWWTGGAQSTQLLQSGEVDMLPGWNARLQAAIDGGTPAKIVWNQGLYSIEGWALPKGGPKAEVSRQFVRFCSDPKAQALFTEILAYGPTNLDAYQTIPAERAKVLPTSPDNLKQMAIADEAWWSANRAKVSERFNSWLLT; translated from the coding sequence ATGACCAGCAGCATCATGAACAGGCCTAACCGGCGCCACCTCCTGCAACTGGCCGGTGGTGTCGCCGCCGGCGCAATGCTGGCGCCGGCCCTGATCGGGCGCGCCAGAGCCGCGACGCAGATCATCGTCGCCGATCCCGGCGGTCCTTTCGGGCCGGCGTTCCGCAAGGCCTTCTACGACCCCTTCGAGAAGGCGACCGGCAACAAGGTCGTCAACGTCGCCCGCGAGGCCGAGCCCACCGCCCAGTTCAAGGCGATGGTCGAGACCAAATCCTACACCTGGGACGTCTGCACGCTGACGCTCTCGGCGCGCGACATCCTCGCCGGTCAGGGCCTGCTCGATCCGATCGGCTTCACGCATGCCGACGTGCCCAAGCTGATGCCGGAGGCGATCTCGCCGCTGTTCATGGGCACGGATGTCTATTCGACCGTCTTCGCCTATCGCACGGACCGCGTGAAAACCGCACCGGCGAGCTGGGCCGACTTCTTCAACGTCGAGAAGTTCCCGGGCCGGCGCGCGCTGCGCAAGAACCCGATCGATACGCTCGAGCAGGCGCTGCTCGCCGACGGCGTGCCGCTCGACAAGCTCTACCCGCTCGATGTCGACCGCGCCTTCAAGGTCCTCGACAAGATCAAGCCGCATGTCGCGGTCTGGTGGACCGGCGGCGCCCAGTCGACGCAGCTGCTCCAGAGCGGCGAGGTCGACATGCTGCCGGGCTGGAATGCCCGCCTGCAGGCGGCGATCGATGGCGGCACGCCCGCGAAGATCGTCTGGAACCAGGGCCTCTACTCGATCGAGGGCTGGGCCCTGCCGAAGGGCGGGCCGAAGGCCGAAGTCTCCCGCCAGTTCGTGCGCTTCTGTTCGGACCCGAAGGCCCAGGCTCTCTTCACCGAGATCCTGGCCTATGGCCCGACCAATCTCGACGCCTACCAGACGATCCCCGCCGAGCGCGCCAAGGTCCTGCCGACCTCTCCGGACAACCTGAAGCAGATGGCGATCGCGGACGAAGCCTGGTGGAGCGCCAACCGCGCGAAGGTCTCCGAGCGCTTCAACTCCTGGCTCCTGACCTGA
- a CDS encoding enoyl-CoA hydratase/isomerase family protein: protein MKDFILSEVRGPVGILTLNRPDKLNAWNAPMRARLVEALDALEANAAVRAIILTGAGDRAFGAGQDLNETKTFDPDRAELWIGEWERLYDRIRSLSKPIVAALNGVAAGSAFQVSLLCDLRVGHPGVTMGQPEINSGIASTTGPWIMRELIGLGRTIDLTLTGRMMDAEECFRIGVINRLVPQEQVMAAALELATELAGKPPVAMRLNRARFREVTEAGFRDCLSAGIRNQREAYATGEPARMMEEFLAKRAAKKSA from the coding sequence ATGAAGGACTTCATCCTCAGCGAGGTGCGCGGGCCGGTCGGCATTCTGACCCTGAACCGCCCCGACAAGCTGAACGCCTGGAACGCGCCGATGCGGGCCCGCCTCGTCGAGGCGCTCGACGCGCTGGAGGCCAATGCGGCCGTGCGCGCCATCATCCTCACCGGGGCGGGCGACCGCGCCTTCGGCGCGGGGCAGGATCTCAATGAGACCAAGACCTTCGATCCCGACCGGGCCGAGCTGTGGATCGGCGAGTGGGAGCGCCTCTACGACCGGATCCGCTCGCTCTCGAAGCCGATCGTGGCGGCGCTCAACGGCGTCGCGGCCGGATCGGCCTTCCAGGTGTCGCTCCTGTGCGACCTGCGCGTCGGCCATCCCGGCGTCACCATGGGCCAGCCCGAGATCAACTCCGGCATCGCCTCGACCACCGGCCCCTGGATCATGCGCGAGCTGATCGGACTCGGCCGCACCATCGACCTGACCCTGACCGGGCGGATGATGGATGCCGAGGAGTGCTTCCGCATCGGCGTGATCAACCGGCTCGTGCCGCAGGAGCAGGTGATGGCGGCCGCGCTGGAACTCGCCACCGAGCTCGCCGGCAAGCCGCCGGTCGCGATGCGGCTCAACCGCGCCCGCTTCCGCGAGGTGACCGAGGCCGGCTTCCGTGATTGCCTGTCCGCCGGCATCCGCAACCAGCGCGAAGCCTACGCGACCGGCGAGCCGGCGCGGATGATGGAGGAGTTCCTCGCCAAGCGCGCCGCCAAGAAGAGCGCCTGA
- a CDS encoding FAD/NAD(P)-dependent oxidoreductase: MSSIVIVGAGPAGIAAAELLCSHGHRPVVIDEGERAGGQGYRRPSPDLALDMHALMGSEAGRYEALHRRFAALAEHIDYRPRTLVWAIEGHTLHLLHQGRVETIEADRLLLATGAMDRVAPLPGWTLPGVFTLGGAQVALKDQGCLIGRRVAFLGSSPLLLLAAKQYRQMGGTVAVIADTTGLAAKATALPGLLASPRTLLRGLGGMAGALRAGTPPLHGVTPLAIEGDGHVQSLLLRDAAGRERRFPCDAVALGYGLKPETQLADLAGARFAYDEAFRLFLPETDVFGRARPGLYLAGDGASIGGADAAEASGALAAHAILADLGAPPAAAAVRTLTRRVARLHGFQRSLARAFAWPVAQIRALPDDTLLCRCESVTIGAVRTAMAQALGPVEVNRVKAMTRCGMGRCQGRVCGPALQEIVAGASGQDGAGAGRLRGQAPVKPIALSAAGESTP, encoded by the coding sequence ATGAGTAGCATCGTCATCGTCGGGGCCGGGCCGGCCGGTATCGCGGCGGCAGAATTGCTCTGCAGCCACGGACACCGGCCCGTCGTGATTGACGAGGGCGAGCGCGCCGGCGGCCAAGGGTATCGCCGCCCCTCACCCGATCTCGCGCTCGACATGCACGCTCTGATGGGCAGCGAGGCCGGCCGCTACGAGGCGCTGCACCGCCGCTTCGCCGCCCTGGCGGAGCACATCGACTACCGCCCGCGCACGCTGGTCTGGGCGATCGAGGGGCACACGCTGCATCTCCTGCATCAAGGGCGGGTGGAAACGATCGAGGCCGACAGGCTGCTGCTGGCGACAGGAGCCATGGACCGGGTGGCACCATTGCCCGGATGGACCCTGCCGGGGGTCTTCACCCTGGGCGGGGCGCAGGTCGCGCTCAAGGATCAGGGCTGCCTGATCGGCCGGCGCGTCGCCTTCCTCGGCTCCTCGCCCCTGCTGCTGCTCGCCGCCAAGCAGTATCGGCAGATGGGCGGCACCGTCGCCGTCATCGCGGACACGACGGGCCTCGCAGCGAAGGCAACGGCGCTGCCGGGACTTCTGGCCTCGCCGCGAACGCTGCTGCGCGGGCTTGGCGGCATGGCTGGCGCGCTGCGCGCCGGCACGCCCCCGCTGCACGGCGTCACCCCGCTCGCGATCGAGGGGGACGGCCATGTCCAGTCGCTGCTGCTGCGCGATGCGGCAGGGCGCGAACGCCGCTTCCCCTGCGACGCGGTCGCGCTGGGATACGGCCTCAAGCCCGAAACCCAGCTCGCCGACCTCGCGGGGGCCCGTTTCGCCTATGACGAGGCGTTCCGGCTCTTCCTGCCGGAGACGGATGTTTTCGGCCGGGCGCGCCCCGGCCTCTATCTCGCCGGAGACGGCGCCAGCATAGGCGGCGCCGACGCGGCCGAGGCCAGCGGCGCCCTCGCCGCCCATGCGATCCTGGCTGATCTCGGCGCACCACCCGCTGCTGCTGCGGTCAGGACGCTGACGCGCAGGGTGGCCAGGCTGCACGGTTTCCAGCGCAGCCTCGCGCGGGCGTTTGCCTGGCCGGTCGCCCAGATCCGGGCCCTGCCCGACGACACGCTGTTGTGCCGCTGCGAATCCGTCACCATCGGCGCGGTGCGCACGGCCATGGCGCAGGCGCTCGGCCCGGTCGAGGTCAACCGCGTCAAGGCGATGACGCGCTGCGGCATGGGACGCTGCCAGGGCCGCGTCTGCGGGCCGGCCCTCCAGGAAATCGTCGCCGGAGCGTCCGGCCAGGACGGGGCAGGCGCCGGCCGCCTGCGCGGTCAGGCGCCGGTCAAGCCGATCGCCCTCTCCGCAGCCGGGGAGTCGACGCCATGA